The DNA window CCCTGCCCTAAATCACCACAGGGCCAGGTACTAGACAGCTAAGGATCACCCTTTTAGCCAGAGCCtcctgaaattattcaaactagccaaccCTTAACCTGCCTCCTCTGCTTACCCTGCCTTGCCCACTCCTTCCTGCAAAAACCACAATAAAGACTCTCAcctgtttttcctttcattccttctgTCTCCTGACCATCCCTAGTGCTTCCCCGTGTGGCCCTGCACGGCTTCCACTCTTCCTATTTCTAGAGATCTGTGAGTATAAAACTTCATCCTTCAAGACAGTTATTCTGCATGCCCCCATTTTCTCCTAAAGCTCTTTTACATCAGTATTTCCCTGATCTTCCAAATAAACCTCGGGGTAACAGATGAGGGAACCACAGCCCAGACAAGTCAGGTGACCTGCCCAGGTCAAGGAGGTAGCAGCAGGTCCAGGGTGTCCCGACTGTCAGCTTTAAGCTCTCAGCCCCTCAACGGGACCATGTGACATCTTCATCTCTGATGCAGATGATCATTTATGTTGGTTATGTTTAAAAAGAGACATCACCTCGTTGGTGTCTCATGCAAAAGAAATGCCATTCTTTCTAATAATGTGAGGGGAGGGCCTTTTCTTCACatgaagagggagaagagaggaacaTACTTTTGCACCTACTGATTTGAAAGAGAGCTACTGGGATGATGGGGCCTATATGCCAAGGGAACCCACCTAGGAAacctgtgctgggagctgggggcgAGCGGCTTCCAGACCCTCTCATCCCACGACCTGGAGGAGGCTGGCTGGGTAGGGCACAGAGCAAGCCAAAGTCAGAGCTAGAAGAGGCCTTCGGGGTCATCTAGCCCCAGGGTCTAGGGCGGGTGGCTGGGGAGAGGAATTCCCCGTGTTCCGGGGAATCCGGCCAGCGCGGTGCCCTAAGTTGCTTCTCATGTGCATGTGgttctcctcctgccccaccctctcTGATGACTCCCACCTACAGCCCCCAGGGGCATCTGGGGTCACCACTCATGATCTAGAGCAACTGAGAAACAGGACATGACACAGGTCGACTGCTGGCTAACAAGGAAGTGGGGACAGGGACCCAGATTCCTAGCTCTCTGGGTCCCGAGTGACCCGCAGCTCCCTCAGGGTCCTGACTCCTGCACTTGGCATTTATCCCATGACCAGCCCAGAGGATGGAAGAGATGAGGCACCCGGGGGCTCCTTGACGGGCAGCCTCTGAGGCAGAGGGGACAGGCTGAGAGCCACTGGGAGGATGGGCTGTGAACACACAGATAATGCCCGTCTACGCGGGTTGTAGACATCTGGGATTTGACAGGAAAGGCTTAAATCCGGTGGGATTTGTAAACCTGCATGCACATTTCTAGGAATTGGATACCGAAGAGAAGAACAGCTTCTACGTGCAGTGCTGGAGGAGGCACTCTGAGCACCTTCCCATGATATCGCTCGAGGTCAAAGGGCAGATGCTAACACCTGCATTTGACAGAGGGAACACCAGGGCCCAGGAACGTCGGGGGATTTATCTGCCGTCAGACAGTTCACTGGAAGCTCGGCCACGGTCACGGCTGCCTGGCTGGATGTCCAGTGCATGGCCTGCCCAGCCCCCATCCCTAAGCTCCGCCCCCCAGAGCCTCCTCCAGGGACCTGGAAATTGGGACCAAGACAGCACAGTCTCCCCCAGCCTCAGCTGGTCTCGTGAATGGAGCAGCGTATTTTTGGCcacatagatggaaaaatacagaaagccCATCAGTATATGAAGGGGGGTAAAAGAAGTGTGAGAAGCAGAGGGTGAAAAAAGGAGGCGCTGTGTTCCCTGCAGCCTCTCGGGTCTCAGCTACGAGCTCCCTGAGGCCTGACCGTTCAGGACTTGGGTTCCTGGTGACACCCACATGCTTACAAGACACCCTTCTGTTTGCTTATGTCAGAGGCAGCTGGTTTCCGATTCATCGGGGTAAACTGAGATCGGCGGCTTCAGTGTCCTGAATTCCCCCCACCAGCCATTCTCACTGCGCCTCGCAGAGCAGAGGCTAACAGACCCCCAGAACGAATGGCCGCCCCGCCGTCTCGCCAGCACTGCTCCAACAGACGGGGCAGGCGCAGCTGGCTCCCCCCCGCCGTCACAGTGGAGAGCCCGAGGCTCGGGATCTGACCAGGATCACACAGATCTGTGCAAGGAGCTCAGAGAACCCCCGTTCTGGGCCTCTGTCTTTGCTGAAAGCTGATCTGGATGTCCTTGGCTGACCAAAGTCGGAGACGGGGTATTTGGTGGGGACAAAAGCCAAGGCCAGCGATGTTGGCCTGTCCCCCCGATGGCCCTTGTGACACAGCCCTCGGGAGTGTGCATTCGTCCACTCATTCACACATGCCTACTGCCCCACGGAGCCCCTTCTACACTGGGCATGGCCCCAGGCGCTAGGGACACGGCAGGGAGCGTGCTGATATTGAGCTCATGTTTCTAGAGGGACAAGACTTGTGAACGAGATAATGTGGACTCAGTGAGCGAGACGCCACAGACACAACAAGCAGATATGACAGCGATGAGAGGGTGGGGACGGGACTGCTTGGgcggggtggtcagggaaggcctctctgaggaggggacATCTCCTGGGGACGTGATGATGAGGAAGACGCAGCCATTTGGGCTGGGAAACGTCTTAGCAGGAGAGGGAGCCGTAAGTTAGGAGGTCCTGGTTGGTGCCTGGCACCGGGCGTGTTCACGGGACAGGGGAAGGCCAGCGTGGCTGGTGTGGGGATGGAGCCTCGTGGGACATAGGAGGGAGCCGGCTTGTTCTAAGTGCAGCGGAAGCCGCCAGAAGGTTTCCAAGCATGCCATACACTGCACCAGCTGCTGGGGGttcaaggagagagagacacagtcTGTGTCCTCCAAACAGGCCAGACCTGTGAACTGGCAAGTTCAAGTAGTGGCCGTAGAGAAAACACAGCATCCAGTGAGGTCACACAGGCCAGACTCCCAACCCAGCCTCGAGGCCCAGAGGGTTGGAGGCTGGAAGGCTAAATAAAAACCAGAAAGGTAGAGAAGTAGAGGTGGGGAAGGGCGGGAGGGAAGAATCGGGGACCTGGCTGGCACCGTCTGGGCAAAGACCTGAGGGCAGGAGCCCAGGACACTCCCAGGACTGGACTGACACACTCTGCTGTTATCCTACAGTGACCAAGTTCAGGATACGATTTGGCTCACGTAACCGTGAACACACCCAATTCCGGTCCTCGCGACAACCCACCCACGAGGAGGTCCTTCTGGGCCATCATCACACTGCCAGCCTGAAGGTGACAAGGCCTGCCAAGCACCTCATTCCCAGCTACCTCGGAGACCACAGGATTCTGGGACAGCGGGCACTGGACGGCCACTTGGCTGAAAGGCCTGAGCCTTTGGGTATCGGAGTCAGATGGCAGCTTGTCAGCTTCCGGTAACAGTGACACTGGCCTCTCCAGAGCAAATCCCCAGCTGCCTGTGCTCTCCCGGGGCTGTCCTAGCTGGGCAGGAAGGCAGGTCCTCTGTCCACTAGCCCGGCAATGAGGTCGCCCTTTGAGTTAATTGATAGAGCAGCAGGATGGTGACATTTCCAGAAAGATCCAACGTTTGGGACAGAGTAGCAGGACCAGGTGGGGCTCTccagggagaagagagacaggGCAGGGTTGTCTCAGGCCATGTTTGCAGTTGACTCTCCCCCGGACTCCAGATCGTGGTGTGTGTAAAAGCTGACACCCGGCTGGGACACTGGGGATGGTGAGAAAGGTGACACCGGGGACTCAACTCTAATTAAGACACAAGTTAAAAACACATAAGCCTATGGCACCAGGACATGTACAGGCCTGTCAACCGCTGGAGGAGGCCACTTGCAAGAGCCAGGGAGACTTCAATCAACCTCTGCCAGGAAGGTGGTTCTCTTAAGTGTATAAACACAAGGGAGAGGTCCACTCTGCTGGCAAGCAAATCATGCAAACTATAGCAATAAGGGGATGTCATTGTTCTGTCTACTAAATTGGAaagcatgtttaaaaataataatacataaaccTGGGAAAGGCACGGTGAGACAGGTACTTTCTATTTGCCAACAGAGCCTGCTGTCTGGGGTGCAATTAGGCAAAAATGCATCCAGAGGTTTAACATAACCATAGACTCTGACCTGGTGATTCCACCTCAAAGAATCCACCCCAAAGAAATAACCGGAGATGTCCACAAATTTACATGAATGAGGATGTTCAGTTCAGCACCGtgtatatacaaaaaagaaaaaacaacaatgCACATTTCCAACAATAGGTTCAATGACTAGTCATATAACATGACCTCTTACATGAccataaaaagttaaattttcaaAGAGCTATAATGACAGGTAACTCTCACAACTCAGTAAGAGGAAAAGAGTCAGTAATAAGGTATATAGTATAAtatcaatttgtttaaaatatatatatgtgcataagaATACAACCAGAACTAAACACAGTAAAACTTTCGTAGCAGTGGGATTCTGGGTGGTTTTTATTCTCTTCATGATATTTATCTACATTTCCCAAGTCTACAAAGGACCTGTTATTttatcatcagaaaaataaaatgcttttattttcaaagaaaacgaGTCACCTTGGAGTCACCTGGGAGAAAAGGACCTGTGTGACCTCCAGGCAAGCATCAGCTTGTGTCCCTTTGGCTGAATTACTGTTTCTTTTGTCAGTATGACAAGTCCCCACTCATCTGACCAAACCAGGCCCTCACGGCATCTGACGTCAGGAAAGGGAGGTGGAGTTACTGGGAGATGGGGGGCAGGCTCCCCCAGAAGGCCGCGAGTCTGGCCTGCTAAGCAGGCAGGGTTAGTGAGATAACTGGTGGGCGCCCCTCTTGCCGTGAACCCCCTCCTCGACAGGACGCTGCCTGCAGGGTCCACCCTGCAGGGGCTGAGCCACAGAATGCCCGGATGCTCCAGGCACCACAGTGGACCTTGTCTCTGAGGCTTGTACCCACCCAAGGGGCCAGGGTGAGCAGACTCAAGGCGTGACATGCAGCCGTGCTTAATTTTCCCCCAGTCCCCGcttctcccagcccttccctcccaACAGCCTCCCTCGTCAAGGTCCCAGTTGCAGCTCAGATCTCTCCCCCGGGACTGTGGGCTGTGTCCTGCAGGCCACACGAAGCCACGGCTGCAAAGGGAAGTGACAGAAGGTGCCTCACTGTTCggcacccctcacccccaggcccCGGCTCCTGCTCGGGCTTCTCCCACGATACACTCTCAGGGCTCGGTGTGGTCTGTGACCCCGGGGAAGCCTGCTGACTCCATGCACCTCTGAGCACAGAGACAGCCCCTTGCCTGCCGGCTACGGTTCCTCACACCCAGTGGCCTTTCCTGCCTGAGGCTCCAGGCTCGAGGCTGGGACACATGAGATGTCCTGTGAGCCCAGAGCCCCGGTGTGCCTGAGTGCTCTGCCCCATCCCTACCGCACAGAGACTACGGCCACCTGGATTCCAGCAGAGGGGTCTCTGGAGGGATCTGGTCTCCCCAGGCCTCAACTTCCCAACCCTTAAGACACAGACAGTCTTCCCTTCCCTTGAAACCATAGAACTTCAGAGTTGGAAGGAACCTTAAAATCCTCCTACCCATACTCCTTTGTTTACCAAAGAAaaatctgagacacagagagacaggaaaGTCATATAACGTCACACAGCATTTCCACAGCTGCAGCAAAATGACTTCTCCCTCCAGCGCGGGTTTTCAAGCTTCAGTGAGTGTGCACTGCAAGCCCTtttcaggggctgggggtggggggaattaaAATGCAGATCCCCGGGCCTCACTCCCCCCAGGCACacattcagtaggtctgggggcccaggaatctgcatgtcAAACAAGCTCCCTAGGTGATCAGCACACAGGTTTCTCATCACCCGTGTGTTTTCATTCCCTACCCACCTCACTGGGCTGCTGTAAAGGGAAGGCAATGCGAGGAACTGGAGGGCTTTTTAAAGATCACTGTCTGCTGAGAAGGTGTTGATGCTTCCCTGTCTCCCCACaccttccccatctctccctctctatcCTGCTGGTCACTTGAGCGACTTCCCAGGTCTCTTGCTTCCAGGTCTGGAGCCCTTCTGCTGAAAGAGGGATGATCACTGTTCCCTGGATGGCATACTGTCCCACTTGGCCCAGGACCTACTGTCTACGGGGAGAACCACCTGACCAGGTACAGAATCTGGGGCTGGAAGGTCAGCTGTCACCCATGAGACTCGGGGATGGTCGGACAGGGCTGGGGCTATTCTCACCCTCCAGAAAGAATTAGGAGTGGGGTCAGACACTCCTGAGTGCAAGCTCATGTCAGTCACTAACGATGTGACCTTGTGCAAACCACTTCATTTCTCTGCACCTCGTTTGCTTCTTGTTGGGTAAGTTGTGGGTAAAGGTACAGATGGCACTTGTAAACCACAAACCGCCACCATAAGGTAGGGCCACCGGGTAAAACACAGGATGGCCAGTGAcgtgaatttcagaaaaacaacaagtaatCCTGTGTGTGAGAATATCCCAAACATGGCACGGGACAGacttatactaaaatattatgcctcgtttatctgaaattcagagtGAATTAGGcatcctggagttttgtttgtttgctttcttgtttgGGGTTTGTCTGCTCGCTTGTTGTTGCTAAGTTGGCCAGTGGGCATTCTGGCAGGCGTCCCCTTGTTCTGTTCCTTCAGACCCAGCACCAGCAGGCCGGCTCCCCCTGAGACCTCAGACCCAGATGCCTCTGTCCCCCCCCTTCCCAATCGAGCCCTGAGGAACCGGCACAGAGGGGACCGGCTGCCCTCGACGGGTGACTGAGCGCTCCCATCAGCGAGAAGCCTTGCTGGCAAACGATCACATTTTTTGTGCTGTCAGAGCTAGTCAAGGTCACTTGCTCTGTTCAGTTTGCTtctctgggggaggagggacaggggaGGTGAAGGAAAGACAATGAGGGTGGgtcccctctgctccctcctctgaaTTCCCTCCCCTGGGTGCCTGCCTAGAAAGCCTTGGAGCTTGTGCCCCGTGGTGCCTGGCTTTCCCTGGTGGGAAGTGGGTGGTCAGCatggccaggggtgggggtgggggggagccagGAGGTCCTGGTGCACTCCCAGCTGTTTCTAACTctccgtgtgaccttgggcaagtcactcccatcacctctctgggccttctagAGAAAACGGGGTAATAGTAACAGCACTAATGCTTATTagtacttactgtgtgtcaggcactgttctacgTACTTTATAGATAATACCCTTTTCATCCTCCCAACTAGTAAGAagtagaggcaggatttgaaccaagcAGCTCTGTGCCAGAGTCTGGGCACTTGGCCCCCTTGCCTGCTGCATCTATGAAACTATGAGAGGCCCGaatgcaggaggaggagggaagggagtgaCTGACACCTAGCGATCACCTACTCCTTGCTAAGGTTACCACGCCCTTGACAGAGCTGACTTCGTACAACCCTCGCCGCAAACATGCTGTGGGACTCTGATCTTCAGTCTGAAGTTAGAGGCagggaaacggaggcacagagaggtcagggaCTTGTCTAGGGTCATAATCTGAGTCTACATgggaactcagctctcccacatcAAGCCCTGGGCTAGGTGCTCCACAACCACCCCACTTTCGGTTCACAGAGCTCGGGACACTGCTCTGGCCACAGAACATGGGCAGCGAGGTCAGAGCTGCTCTTGGTGCTTCACCCCATGAGATGCCGGAAGCCCCCATGCTGCCCTGCTGCTGGCTCCAGCCTCTTCCCCCTGAATGAGACCAGCCCTTCCCAAGAGCCTGGACACTGTTTCTTGCTCTGGACCTCTCCATCCTTACCCCCAGCCACACATCCTCATCTGGTGGCTCTTCGCTTTCCTATATTACAGACAGTAGGAAGgataacattttatattctttgctcTTTCATTTACCCACATTATCCTGACGATCACTGGTCAGATGGATTGGTCAGCATTACTGTGTCCCAATTTCACACAGCAGGAAAAGGAGGTTCAAAGAACTTTCCCAGAGTCACCCAGTTGTTAAGCCAGGACTCCAGTGTATACCTTCCAATCCAGGGCTCTGTAGAGGCCTCAGAGGTCAACCAAAGtactttaaagatgaagaaaccgaaGCCCAGACAGGATACCTGTCCTGGTCAAGGTCACAGCCATCCATGGCAGAACTGAGACTGACATCCACAGCTCCTGACCCATAACACCTAGCCCTCGAGTGAGTGCTGGTGGGAGCCAATCATAGCACCTCAACTGACAACTGGGGGTCACGATGCCAGCTCTACCAAGAAGCAAAGGCAGGAGCCATCAGAACCAAGGGGAACCCCCGTTCAACAGTGAGGTCTGCATCTGGACCTTCCTGTCTTCTGGTGGGGAGGGTCTGGGGAGTGAATGAAGGCAAAGTTTAAAGTTAGGCGACTCTGTACCTTGCAGGCCAGATCTTTTTAGGACTTGTTCATGTGGGAGAGCCAGCCTGGGCTTAAAGTGCCAGCTCAGGGGCCCGTGTCTGCAGAGAAGTGACAGCCCCTATGCCTGGGATTTGTGCTTGGTGACAGTACAGAATGAATAAGCGAGCACAGGACTTCAGGACATAGATGGGCAGCATTTTTGAATtctcaataaatggaaaaaatatatatttacccaTGATAAATCCACATCTATGTCACCTTTTATACTGTGGGTCTTTCAGCTCTGGTTCCTGTTCTGACAAACCCTCGGGGtcaaggtgggaggtggggtctgGCTCTGAAAGGTCACTGCTGGGACCCACGCTCACATGCTCACCAGTGGAAGCCTGGAATCCACTGAAAGTAGGGGCATTTCACCTGCTTCCCGTCCTGGGGCTCATCCTTATGGATGCTGGGGTCCCCTcttctcagctctgcctttgCTTCCTTCCCACTGGCCTTCACAGGGTCTCTTACCTGCTGTGCCCTTATGTTCCTGTCTGCCACGTGGGGATGTATGTCCATGTCACTGCCAGGAAAGTGCACCAGGCAAGCAAAGGGTGCCCCAGCCCACAAGATTTTGTTCAGCAATTTCACATCTGGGCTGAAAAGCTACTGAACGGCAAATCTTTACTGCATCACTGGCTCTTAGCAGGCTGTTGCTTTCCCTCACCGGGAATATTCTCACCCCTTTTAGACAAGAGCAAACTGGGAGCTGAGAAACAAGACCTACTCAGGTTACAGAAGCTCTTAGAGCTGGCGGGCTCTCTCTCCATGTTCAGTGTAGTGAGATGGGTGCTGAGCTGCTGCCCACAGAGTAGGGTGTCTTCCACTTAGGAGGGGCCCAGAAATAACCCACATCCACCGGTACTAGGACCCAAAGCCCCACAAGATGATCTCGGAAATCCAGGTCCCGAACATTGTTGGAGAAAcaggggggaaagcagggcaaCAAGGCCCAGAATCTCCAGAGAATTCCAGATgtgtccctccccactccccttccctaGCAGAGTCCCAGGAAAAGTTCAGACTGGGAACCTGGGAGGGTTACACCGGGAGCAAGTCTCATCCAGGGCAGTGGCCGTGAGCGCCCAGGTCTCCCCTTCCAGGCTCAACGCGAGGCCGCTCGCTGCCCTAGGCTCCCGGGCTTTGTCGGCCTCTCCCCGCGctctccctcactccttcccGCCTCCCGGTCCGGCCGGCAGGCTCACCTTTGGGCAGCTTGGACACGTTCTCCTGGATCCAGGAGAAGAGGTGGGCGAAGTCGCAGTCGCAGAGCCAGGGGTTCCCGTCCAGGCGCAGCGTGCGCAGCGCAGGCAGCGCGGCCAGGGCGGCCACGTTGAGGCTGCGCAGGTTGTTGTCGTTGAGCTCCAGCACCTGCAGCGACTCCAGGGTTTCGAAGGCGGCCTCGTGCACGCCCGCCAGGTTGTTGTTGGCCAGGCTCAGCTTGACCAGCCTCCCGGCCGAGCGGAAGGCGCCGGCGCCCAGCTGGGTCAGGTTGTTGTAGCTGAGGTCGAGGAAGGCGAGCTTGGCCGAGCCGCTGAACGTGCCCTCCTCCAGGGAGCGCAGAGAGTTGTTCCTTAAGTCCAGGTAGACCAGGTCGCCGTAGAAGATGAAGAAGCCCTCGGGGATGTGCTGGATGCGGTTCCCGGCCACCAGCAGCTTGCGCACGTCCAGGGGGAAGGGGTCGGGCACGCTGGGCAGCCCGCGGTCGCGGCAGTCCACGGTGTGCGGGTCGCTGCAGGCGCAGCCCGCGGGGCACGCGGGTCCTGGCGGGAGCAGCAGCAGGAGGCTGCAGAGCCCCAGCGCGGCGCCGGCGCCggcgggggcgcggggcgcggcgCGGGGGCGCATAGCCGGGACCCGCGCGAGCGGCGGCGACGCGGACGCGGCTCTGGGGCCGAGCCCTGGCGCGGGGCGGCGCGCGGGGTCCCGGAGGCCAGGCGCGGGGAGCCGGAGGGCTGCCGGGGCGGGGAGGGCTCGCGCCCGGGCGCGCGGGGGCGATGGGGCGCAGCGCGGACCGACCAGGGGAGCCCGGGAGGCTCGGGCGGAGCGGGGGAGCTCCGGGGAGGGAGGGGCGAGGGACTCGCGAAGGATTTACCCGAACAGGAAATTAACCCGCCGGAAAATCCCGGGAGAGAGGCGGGAGCGGCAGGGGTGGCGGAGCGGCCGTCCCAAACGCGGCCCCGCCCGGGCACCTCATTTCCGACACCGGGCAATAAGACCTGTCGCGCGGACTTGGCGCGGAACACTCGGCGACCGAGTTCAGTGACCAAGCGCCCCCAGCCCCAGTGGATTTCAGAGGGCGTGTCAGGGTCGTGCGCCCCGCACTCCCGCGCCCGCCTGGTGCCAAAGCGCGCTCTCCGCGCGCCAGCCCTTGCAAAAGGGAGCGTGACCTGGGTCCCTCTGGCTCTGCGCCAGGGCATTCCCGGCGGGCTCTCGGGGGCCGCGCCAGGGGCTGTTGATCCGGGCTTGGGCGGGGCTCCAGAGGGCTCCAGGGAGCTCCAGGGTGGCtggtcttccttcctcctttcctccactGGCGCTTAACCCATCTCAGTGAGGCAGGCGGAGTCAACCAGTGGGCGCTGCCAGGGCCCCCGCTGTGGCCCGAAGGAAAGCGAGGGGCCAGTCAGCCGTTTCCACGCTGGCCCTGAGTTTGTCGGGGAACTGGCAGCCACCCGGGCGCGGATCAACTGCTGATCTAACCGAGGCCCAGCCGAGACGCACCCTCAGAGGCCAGGgttcccagctgtgtggcctcagtTCCAGTGCTTCCACACTCTGGACCCCGTGTGgcccatctgtaagatgggaaaaGGTAATATGTATGACACCAGCTTTGGGGGAGGAACACAGAGGCaagaaacaaagtttaaaaatgatcTTTTCCCTCTTAATTTCTACTCCATCCTCAACAAACCCCCAGCTTTGGTCCCCAAG is part of the Balaenoptera musculus isolate JJ_BM4_2016_0621 chromosome 1, mBalMus1.pri.v3, whole genome shotgun sequence genome and encodes:
- the LRRC38 gene encoding LOW QUALITY PROTEIN: leucine-rich repeat-containing protein 38 (The sequence of the model RefSeq protein was modified relative to this genomic sequence to represent the inferred CDS: deleted 1 base in 1 codon), translated to MPWRRARGTQVTLPFARAGARRARFGTRRARECGAHDPDTPSEIHWGWGRLVTELGRRVFRAKSARQVLLPGVGNEVPGRGRVWDGRSATPAAPASLPGFSAPPLRPSLPGSPGRSALRPIAPARPGASPPAPAALRLPAPGLRDPARRPAPGLGPRAASASPPLARVPAMRPRAAPRAPAGAGAALGLCSLLLLLPPGPACPAGCACSDPHTVDCRDRGLPSVPDPFPLDVRKLLVAGNRIQHIPEGFFIFYGDLVYLDLRNNSLRSLEEGTFSGSAKLAFLDLSYNNLTQLGAGAFRSAGRLVKLSLANNNLAGVHEAAFETLESLQVLELNDNNLRSLNVAALAALPALRTLRLDGNPWLCDCDFAHLFSWIQENVSKLPKGLDEIQCSLPVENRRIFLHELSEASFSECKFSLSLTDLFVIIFSGVAVSIVAIISSFFLATVVQCFQRCAPNKDTEDEDEDEDD